A genomic region of Bernardetia sp. ABR2-2B contains the following coding sequences:
- a CDS encoding T9SS type A sorting domain-containing protein, which produces MKYLIIFFLICFCSFIFEVKAQSLIGSNTESIPNQTATITYVLIADDVKGGQMAIDFDENKLSFVNVTSTLDGFRYRTSSNKITLLWITTTASDFENETVISIDFQVKSSVSTGSRIDLPFSASPITSLVRSDNSRVTPSLTAAYIDVISATDIQNLTTLSLYNSLQTATDEANPDDILKILTYRNYDENVVIDKSLTFTSDATSYSQIEINQIKINNGNKLTIAGKMSVSELVHLETTGQIKVNSNTDFALRSTSEKTAMVINESETNTIEGNVIMERYLPTPSTIPNSNNIGFDGKSYRLLSSPFSDATISQFAPFMNLVLNTTYNTASEPAYVRPYPTFFQYDETNAGRKTSQFYGNFISNYKVPTNNSSAFLEVGKGYQANITTSQTLKFNGTLNNGTQTLTITNSGGAEIMALNQDGFNLVGNPFPSPLDWEKVISNSGNSNVSNTIYYDIPTSQYEGTFAYYVAGTGVSINGGTKDIAAGQGFFVQATAPIGTLVFKNENRPTVYQDVRFFKTKQTKNLKEGVVKLSISKDGKKDETAIYFIEGATQNFDWKYDAIKIHKANSNFSTLYSYDNKGKSFAINGLDFFDKNITIPLAINVIEAGVHTISVEEIKYFHSLSELYLYDSLTQTLHDLKQSKEYEFVAEKANNAKRFTLLFKKPANLDFYEMNKLNVYPNPSQEFVSFSIQNRNQGKQVVSLYNTLGFVVYQEVFDKEEAFLEGKIDLKNFPKGIYIMELKSNEQRITKKLIRN; this is translated from the coding sequence ATGAAATATTTAATTATCTTTTTTCTTATTTGCTTCTGCTCATTTATTTTTGAAGTGAAGGCGCAAAGTTTGATAGGCTCAAATACAGAAAGCATTCCAAATCAAACAGCTACAATAACTTATGTTTTGATAGCAGATGATGTAAAAGGAGGACAAATGGCTATTGACTTTGATGAAAATAAGCTGTCTTTCGTTAATGTTACTTCTACCTTGGACGGTTTTAGATACCGTACTTCTTCTAATAAAATTACGCTTTTGTGGATAACCACCACTGCAAGTGATTTTGAAAATGAAACTGTCATATCTATAGATTTCCAAGTAAAATCTTCTGTAAGTACAGGAAGTAGAATTGATTTGCCTTTCTCTGCTAGTCCTATTACATCTTTGGTTCGTTCTGATAACTCTAGAGTTACTCCTAGTTTGACAGCAGCTTATATTGATGTGATTTCTGCTACTGATATTCAAAACCTAACTACTTTATCTTTATATAATTCTCTACAAACAGCCACTGACGAAGCAAACCCAGATGATATTTTAAAGATATTAACTTATCGTAATTATGATGAAAATGTAGTCATTGATAAAAGTTTGACATTCACTTCTGATGCAACTTCATACAGCCAAATAGAAATAAATCAAATCAAAATAAATAATGGAAACAAGCTTACAATTGCAGGGAAAATGAGTGTTTCAGAATTGGTGCATTTAGAAACAACTGGACAAATTAAAGTAAATTCAAACACAGACTTCGCCTTACGTTCCACTTCAGAAAAAACAGCTATGGTAATAAATGAATCTGAAACAAATACAATCGAAGGCAATGTAATCATGGAAAGGTATTTACCAACTCCTTCTACTATTCCTAACTCTAATAATATTGGTTTTGATGGGAAAAGTTATCGTTTGTTGTCTTCTCCTTTTTCAGATGCCACAATTAGTCAGTTTGCACCTTTTATGAATTTGGTTCTGAACACAACTTATAATACAGCTTCCGAACCTGCTTATGTACGTCCATACCCAACTTTTTTTCAATATGATGAGACAAATGCAGGAAGAAAAACAAGTCAGTTTTACGGGAATTTTATTTCCAATTATAAAGTTCCAACTAATAATTCAAGTGCTTTTTTAGAAGTTGGAAAAGGGTATCAAGCAAATATTACTACTTCTCAAACATTAAAATTCAATGGAACTCTAAATAATGGGACTCAAACTCTAACCATTACAAATAGTGGAGGAGCAGAAATTATGGCTCTTAATCAAGATGGTTTTAATTTGGTAGGAAATCCATTTCCTTCGCCTTTAGATTGGGAAAAAGTAATTAGTAATTCAGGAAACAGCAATGTTTCGAACACTATTTACTATGATATTCCGACAAGTCAATATGAAGGTACTTTTGCATATTATGTGGCAGGAACTGGCGTTAGTATTAATGGAGGGACGAAAGATATTGCTGCTGGACAAGGTTTTTTTGTACAAGCAACTGCACCAATAGGAACGCTAGTGTTCAAGAATGAAAATCGTCCGACAGTGTATCAAGATGTTCGTTTTTTTAAAACAAAGCAAACAAAAAATCTAAAAGAAGGTGTTGTCAAATTATCTATTTCTAAAGATGGAAAAAAAGATGAGACAGCAATTTATTTTATAGAAGGAGCAACTCAAAACTTCGATTGGAAGTATGATGCTATTAAGATTCATAAAGCGAATAGTAATTTTTCTACACTTTATTCCTATGATAATAAAGGCAAAAGTTTTGCAATTAATGGACTTGACTTTTTTGATAAAAACATAACTATTCCTTTAGCTATCAATGTTATTGAAGCTGGAGTACATACAATTAGTGTAGAGGAAATAAAATATTTTCATTCATTGAGTGAGTTATACCTTTATGATTCGCTTACCCAAACACTTCACGACTTAAAGCAAAGCAAGGAGTATGAATTTGTAGCTGAAAAAGCAAATAATGCAAAGCGATTTACACTTCTTTTCAAAAAACCTGCAAATTTGGATTTTTATGAAATGAATAAATTGAATGTTTATCCGAATCCTTCTCAAGAATTTGTGTCTTTTAGTATCCAAAATAGAAATCAAGGAAAGCAAGTTGTTTCTTTGTATAATACTTTAGGTTTTGTCGTCTATCAAGAAGTTTTTGATAAAGAAGAGGCATTTTTGGAAGGAAAAATAGATTTAAAAAACTTTCCAAAAGGAATCTATATTATGGAATTGAAAAGTAATGAGCAACGTATTACAAAAAAACTTATCAGAAACTAA
- a CDS encoding LysM domain-containing protein, whose protein sequence is MKSFILSVLFFTFLQTSFAQKYEYNIIGEHFSDTLYSNRVISIREVNTATTTDRKAVFERPKDTTYIYHLVGEGENVEYILNLYQTCAPCFSKWNDVEYTEFSTFLKQPFYEGEYLKVALKKEYQNGTAAEFRKRTIYKTFKKQTYLSTIARDYRVTKDELIKWNNLHDGVYMVESTKLIVGEMEYKYTCSCLE, encoded by the coding sequence ATGAAATCATTTATTTTATCAGTCTTATTTTTTACTTTTTTACAGACCTCTTTTGCTCAAAAATATGAGTACAATATTATAGGAGAGCATTTTAGTGATACACTTTACTCAAATAGAGTTATTTCTATAAGAGAAGTAAATACAGCCACTACAACAGATAGAAAAGCAGTTTTTGAAAGACCAAAAGACACTACTTATATTTATCACTTAGTAGGAGAAGGCGAAAATGTTGAATATATTTTGAACTTGTACCAAACTTGTGCGCCTTGTTTTTCGAAGTGGAATGATGTAGAATATACAGAGTTTTCGACTTTCCTAAAACAACCTTTTTATGAAGGAGAATATCTAAAAGTAGCCTTAAAAAAGGAGTATCAAAACGGAACAGCAGCAGAGTTTAGAAAAAGAACAATATATAAAACTTTTAAGAAGCAAACCTATCTTTCCACTATTGCAAGAGATTATAGAGTAACCAAAGATGAATTGATTAAATGGAATAATCTACATGATGGTGTATATATGGTAGAAAGTACAAAACTAATTGTGGGAGAAATGGAGTATAAATATACTTGTTCTTGTCTTGAATAA
- a CDS encoding HD domain-containing protein codes for MNNTDLYREALYFACKAHEGQKMSSSVPNIEFPYFLHITEVMTETLSAFQETLKNTTDKNLNQDLGVLVAILHDTVEDTSVTLEEIEKQFGEEVKNGVWAMTKNEKLPKEQQMNDSLEKLSRQPIEVQFVKLADRIVNLKEPPHYWNLEKKKKYQKEAKLILEKLRQANPYLTKRLEEKIENYEQFFV; via the coding sequence ATGAACAATACCGATTTGTATAGAGAGGCTTTATATTTTGCTTGTAAGGCACACGAAGGACAAAAAATGAGTTCTTCTGTACCGAATATAGAATTTCCTTATTTTCTTCATATCACAGAAGTAATGACAGAAACCTTATCTGCTTTTCAAGAAACACTCAAGAATACAACTGATAAAAACCTTAATCAAGATTTGGGTGTATTGGTTGCTATTCTTCACGATACAGTTGAAGATACTTCAGTTACTTTAGAAGAAATAGAGAAGCAATTTGGAGAAGAAGTAAAAAATGGCGTTTGGGCAATGACAAAAAATGAAAAACTACCAAAGGAACAACAAATGAATGATAGTTTGGAAAAATTATCAAGACAGCCAATAGAAGTACAGTTTGTAAAACTAGCTGACCGAATTGTAAACCTCAAAGAGCCACCTCATTATTGGAATTTAGAAAAGAAAAAAAAATACCAAAAGGAAGCTAAACTTATTTTGGAAAAGCTAAGACAAGCAAATCCTTATTTAACCAAACGATTAGAAGAAAAAATAGAAAATTATGAACAGTTTTTTGTTTAA
- a CDS encoding DUF1569 domain-containing protein: protein MKNIFEKSVTDQIIHRIEKLTPETQPLWGTMSVEKMLAHCNIAYEMVYEEGKHKKPNLFVKFILKSFVKNKVVSENPFPKNGQTAPQFIIKDKRTFEIEKKRLIEYLQKTQELGENYFDNKESHSFGKLSKKEWNNMFYKHLDHHLSQFNV, encoded by the coding sequence ATGAAGAATATTTTTGAAAAAAGCGTTACTGACCAAATTATTCACCGAATAGAAAAACTAACTCCAGAAACACAACCTCTTTGGGGAACGATGAGTGTAGAAAAAATGCTTGCTCACTGTAACATCGCTTATGAAATGGTCTATGAAGAAGGAAAGCACAAAAAACCAAATCTGTTTGTAAAATTTATTTTAAAATCTTTTGTGAAAAACAAAGTTGTTAGTGAAAATCCGTTTCCTAAAAACGGACAAACAGCACCTCAATTCATTATAAAAGATAAGCGAACTTTTGAAATAGAAAAAAAACGTTTGATAGAGTATCTCCAAAAAACACAAGAATTGGGAGAAAACTATTTTGACAACAAAGAGTCTCACTCTTTTGGAAAACTATCTAAAAAAGAATGGAATAATATGTTTTACAAGCATCTTGACCATCATTTATCTCAATTTAATGTTTGA
- a CDS encoding cytochrome c: MNSSNNNEVLTLSGIILGVGLVLIVAVVSLFNSSSSEEGKTTTDTAESAAPVEDINTKVASLAEPQKATVLQGHELFQGNCAQCHAINKKVVGPALKGVMNRWENEAAIVNFIKYPEKVITGGKNDYAAKLYEEYGQMMPNHDFFNDEQIKSILTYVKFESGEEIAMK; the protein is encoded by the coding sequence ATGAATAGCTCAAATAATAACGAAGTGCTAACACTCTCAGGGATTATACTTGGTGTTGGTTTGGTTTTGATTGTGGCAGTAGTTTCCCTTTTTAATAGTTCTTCTAGCGAAGAAGGCAAAACTACTACTGATACGGCTGAAAGTGCAGCACCTGTTGAAGATATAAATACAAAAGTAGCCTCTCTTGCCGAACCTCAGAAAGCAACTGTTTTGCAAGGACACGAACTTTTTCAAGGAAATTGCGCTCAATGCCATGCCATTAATAAAAAGGTGGTTGGCCCTGCTCTGAAAGGCGTAATGAATCGTTGGGAAAACGAAGCAGCAATAGTTAATTTTATCAAATATCCTGAAAAAGTAATTACAGGAGGAAAGAATGATTATGCAGCCAAACTATATGAAGAATACGGACAGATGATGCCAAATCACGATTTTTTTAATGATGAGCAAATAAAATCAATTCTTACTTATGTTAAGTTCGAATCTGGGGAAGAAATTGCTATGAAATAA
- a CDS encoding L,D-transpeptidase family protein, producing the protein MKTQKYYFTTSCCLFFSALFCFSFVAYKKYDDFISEQKRYKKVRQAYQEKEDYLTNKLKQKNLSLQNINILMVAYKDEEELEMYVKAKSDKSYQKFLTYDICRSSGSLGAKNQQGDYQVPEGFYYINHFNPMSSYFLSLGISYPNQADKKRNPTRTTKDLGGAIYLHGSCVTIGCIPITDEWIKEVYVLAVQARANGQTKIPIYVFPFRFTEKNKDTFYPKNQKLVRFWDNIKIGYEKFEKNKQKLSFQIDAKGNYIFD; encoded by the coding sequence ATGAAAACACAAAAATATTATTTTACTACCAGTTGTTGTCTATTTTTTTCAGCTCTTTTTTGCTTTTCTTTTGTCGCTTACAAAAAATACGATGACTTTATTTCTGAGCAAAAAAGATACAAAAAAGTCCGTCAAGCTTATCAAGAAAAAGAAGATTACCTAACGAATAAACTAAAACAAAAAAATCTCTCTCTTCAAAACATCAATATTTTGATGGTTGCTTACAAAGATGAAGAAGAATTAGAAATGTATGTCAAAGCAAAATCAGATAAATCTTATCAAAAATTTCTGACCTATGATATTTGTAGAAGTTCGGGCAGTTTAGGAGCGAAAAATCAGCAAGGAGACTATCAAGTTCCTGAAGGGTTTTATTATATCAATCACTTCAATCCAATGAGTAGTTATTTTCTTTCTTTGGGAATAAGCTATCCCAATCAAGCTGACAAAAAACGAAATCCTACAAGAACAACAAAGGATTTGGGAGGAGCAATTTATCTACACGGTTCTTGCGTAACTATTGGCTGTATTCCAATTACAGATGAGTGGATAAAAGAAGTGTATGTTTTGGCAGTACAGGCACGAGCAAACGGACAAACCAAAATTCCAATTTATGTTTTTCCTTTTCGTTTTACAGAGAAAAATAAAGATACATTTTATCCAAAAAATCAAAAATTGGTAAGATTTTGGGACAACATAAAGATAGGATATGAAAAATTTGAGAAAAATAAGCAAAAATTATCTTTTCAGATAGATGCAAAAGGTAATTATATTTTTGATTAA
- a CDS encoding DEAD/DEAH box helicase, with protein sequence MAKGFGKTWWGQKWLEAFTDIDDTGRLTRGKTYARNGSISKKQIRGTAIEAKVKGSKSSPYSTYVEMKEFDEMDKKIILETLQKKPELWQQLTQRQLPKELFNVLEQEDIHLFPKRWRDFRAGCSCPDFAMPCKHIAAVIYSFSEEIDANPFLIFLLHDFDLLSYIEDNAQKQKMASMPKWEDKWFLLDEIQELPEPKEIESLDISFAQIPDLQQTLLQLLSPNPPFFEKEDFKSILQTTYQKLPKTIDEYWKDYETEEEREEDRKYNEEFYARNQSQKKKDDKNYYEIERFEFTFDASYKLRNTFKVTKQKRKLIKTKIDNGFGFLLDLFYTLPTTEIKRLSEQLQVLFKIHQFALALLERGAVVPTIFSNQKNEVFIRWQPAILNPNSKEILNQISETLDIRTVNVGLKAKNKEKTKAKIEPHYSDQTESTLTILGMILQFYIEESWIKTRYKKRLSSLNMKVESIFFMNLAMNFTGYQEKDMPHLIRAWLGKFLLSERKYVPILSIQENFEEGDPDEESINEYSDYQEADETFSLEVLIEDKERSHKHEENETPHIPLAVIFEDDSFEDVRLPIVQDLQILSDFLGEIRDIIESQGQISKQIEAERLSKILTEIFPILQILGIKILLPKRLEKIVRPKLKATINSKNKKEESFLKLGSVWEFDWEVAMGEDKISAADFEKMIAQKAGLWRFKDQYVLLDEKEIALIVEQLKKKKKKLSNAELLQTALTEEYQGTKVDLSEKVRTLLQELKEAPKIETPQNLKATLRPYQQVGYEWLYQNAKLGLGSILADDMGLGKTLQTITFLLKLKEENQLGGKNNEPALAVLPTTLLSNWQREIEKFAPSLSFYIYHGAKRKWLESKDNEKDSFKPDVWLTTYGTVRSEDKRFAEREWACVVIDEAQAIKNPAAGQTEAIKMLQSPRKIALSGTPVENRLSEYWSIFDFVNENYLDVLSKFRTNFSIPIERDRDEHRSDIFKKMTAPFIMRRLKTDKSIIDDLPEKIEKDQICSLTKEQTLLYETTLREGMKVVEEFQGIKRRGVILKLMMQLKQICNHPSHFLKESTMKVSDSGKTKLFLEIVKQIYEAEEKVLIFTQYTKMGELLKDFLQATFHTQVPFLHGGLTRKGRDEAVEVFQNEEHCPFMILSLKAGGTGLNLTAASHVIHFDLWWNPAVEAQATDRAYRIGQKNNVLVHRMITKGTLEEKINELLQSKKEIADMAITTNNAWITEMNTGELNELFSLKDL encoded by the coding sequence ATGGCAAAAGGATTTGGCAAAACGTGGTGGGGACAAAAATGGTTAGAAGCCTTCACAGATATAGATGATACAGGCAGACTTACGAGAGGAAAAACGTATGCTAGAAATGGTTCGATTTCCAAAAAGCAAATAAGAGGAACAGCCATAGAAGCAAAGGTAAAAGGAAGCAAATCTTCGCCTTACTCTACGTATGTAGAAATGAAGGAATTTGATGAGATGGATAAAAAAATTATCCTAGAAACATTACAAAAAAAGCCTGAACTTTGGCAACAACTCACTCAAAGACAATTACCAAAAGAACTTTTTAATGTATTAGAACAAGAAGATATTCATCTTTTTCCTAAGCGTTGGCGAGACTTTAGGGCTGGTTGTTCGTGTCCAGATTTTGCAATGCCTTGCAAACACATTGCAGCTGTTATTTATTCTTTTTCAGAAGAAATTGATGCTAATCCCTTCTTGATTTTCTTGTTGCACGATTTTGATTTGCTTTCTTATATTGAAGATAATGCCCAAAAACAAAAAATGGCTTCTATGCCAAAATGGGAAGATAAATGGTTTTTATTAGATGAAATACAAGAACTTCCAGAACCAAAAGAAATAGAGAGTTTAGATATTTCTTTTGCTCAAATTCCAGACCTTCAACAGACTTTACTACAACTTCTTTCACCGAATCCTCCATTTTTTGAAAAAGAAGACTTTAAAAGCATTCTTCAAACTACCTATCAAAAATTACCAAAAACGATAGATGAATATTGGAAAGATTATGAAACGGAAGAAGAAAGAGAAGAAGATAGAAAATATAATGAAGAGTTTTATGCTAGAAATCAATCTCAAAAGAAAAAAGATGATAAGAATTATTATGAAATAGAACGTTTTGAGTTTACGTTTGATGCTTCCTACAAACTCCGAAATACATTTAAGGTAACCAAACAAAAGCGAAAACTAATCAAGACAAAGATTGATAACGGTTTTGGTTTTTTGTTAGATTTATTTTACACGCTTCCCACAACGGAAATAAAACGCCTTTCGGAGCAGTTGCAGGTTTTATTCAAAATTCATCAGTTTGCCCTTGCACTTTTGGAGCGTGGAGCTGTTGTTCCGACAATTTTCAGTAATCAAAAAAATGAAGTTTTTATTCGTTGGCAACCTGCTATTTTAAATCCAAATAGTAAAGAAATTCTAAATCAAATCTCTGAAACGCTTGATATTAGGACAGTAAATGTGGGGTTAAAAGCAAAAAATAAGGAAAAAACAAAGGCAAAGATAGAACCTCATTATTCTGACCAAACAGAATCTACTCTCACTATTTTGGGAATGATTTTGCAGTTTTATATTGAAGAATCTTGGATAAAGACACGTTACAAAAAACGACTTTCTTCACTCAACATGAAGGTTGAAAGTATCTTTTTTATGAATTTGGCAATGAATTTTACAGGCTATCAAGAAAAAGATATGCCTCATTTGATTCGTGCTTGGCTCGGCAAATTCTTGTTGTCTGAACGGAAATATGTTCCCATTCTGTCTATTCAAGAAAATTTTGAAGAAGGCGACCCAGACGAGGAAAGTATAAATGAATACAGCGATTATCAAGAAGCTGATGAGACGTTTTCTTTAGAAGTTCTGATTGAAGATAAAGAGAGAAGCCACAAACACGAAGAAAACGAAACCCCACATATTCCCCTTGCCGTAATTTTTGAAGATGATTCTTTTGAAGATGTACGTTTGCCAATTGTACAAGATTTACAAATTTTGTCTGATTTTTTGGGCGAGATTAGAGACATAATAGAATCACAAGGACAGATTTCGAAACAAATTGAAGCAGAGAGATTGAGTAAAATACTGACAGAAATTTTTCCTATTTTACAGATTTTGGGAATAAAGATATTATTACCAAAACGACTTGAAAAAATAGTCAGACCAAAATTAAAAGCGACTATTAATTCTAAAAACAAAAAAGAAGAATCATTCTTGAAGTTAGGAAGTGTTTGGGAGTTTGATTGGGAAGTAGCGATGGGAGAAGATAAAATTTCGGCAGCCGATTTTGAAAAAATGATAGCTCAAAAAGCTGGTTTGTGGCGATTTAAAGACCAGTATGTTTTATTAGATGAAAAAGAAATTGCACTGATTGTAGAACAATTAAAGAAGAAAAAAAAGAAACTCTCCAACGCCGAACTACTCCAAACAGCACTTACAGAAGAGTATCAAGGAACAAAAGTTGATTTGAGCGAAAAAGTAAGAACGCTATTGCAAGAACTAAAAGAAGCTCCAAAAATAGAAACGCCTCAAAACTTAAAAGCTACTTTACGTCCGTATCAACAAGTCGGTTATGAATGGTTGTATCAAAATGCAAAACTAGGTTTGGGTTCTATTTTGGCTGATGATATGGGACTTGGAAAGACGCTACAAACCATTACTTTTTTATTAAAACTGAAAGAAGAAAATCAGTTGGGAGGAAAAAATAATGAACCTGCTTTGGCTGTCCTTCCTACAACACTTTTGAGCAACTGGCAGCGAGAAATTGAAAAATTTGCGCCTTCGCTCTCTTTTTACATTTATCACGGAGCAAAACGAAAATGGCTAGAAAGTAAGGATAATGAGAAAGATAGTTTTAAGCCAGATGTTTGGCTCACTACTTATGGAACAGTCAGAAGCGAAGACAAACGTTTTGCAGAGCGTGAGTGGGCATGTGTGGTCATTGATGAAGCACAAGCTATTAAAAATCCTGCTGCTGGACAGACAGAAGCTATCAAAATGCTACAAAGCCCTCGTAAAATTGCCCTTTCGGGTACGCCTGTGGAGAATCGTTTGAGTGAATATTGGTCTATTTTTGATTTTGTGAATGAAAATTATTTGGATGTTTTATCGAAGTTTAGAACTAATTTTTCCATTCCAATAGAAAGAGATAGAGACGAACATCGTTCTGATATTTTCAAAAAAATGACTGCTCCTTTCATTATGCGAAGGCTCAAAACAGATAAAAGTATCATTGATGATTTGCCAGAAAAGATAGAAAAAGACCAAATTTGTAGCCTTACAAAAGAACAAACTTTGCTTTACGAAACTACGCTTCGTGAAGGAATGAAAGTAGTAGAAGAGTTTCAAGGAATAAAAAGAAGAGGAGTTATTTTGAAACTGATGATGCAGCTCAAACAAATTTGTAATCATCCGTCGCATTTTTTGAAGGAAAGCACCATGAAAGTAAGCGATTCAGGCAAAACCAAGCTATTTTTAGAAATTGTAAAACAGATTTATGAAGCTGAAGAAAAGGTTTTGATTTTTACACAATATACCAAAATGGGAGAGCTTTTGAAGGACTTTCTACAAGCTACTTTTCATACACAAGTTCCCTTTTTACATGGAGGCTTAACACGAAAAGGACGAGATGAAGCCGTTGAAGTTTTCCAAAATGAAGAGCATTGTCCTTTTATGATTTTGTCGTTGAAGGCTGGAGGAACTGGTTTAAACTTAACTGCTGCAAGTCATGTCATTCATTTTGATTTGTGGTGGAATCCTGCCGTAGAAGCACAAGCCACAGATAGAGCGTATAGAATTGGGCAAAAAAATAATGTTTTGGTACACAGAATGATAACCAAAGGAACGCTAGAAGAAAAAATAAATGAGCTTTTACAGTCTAAAAAAGAAATTGCAGATATGGCAATCACGACAAACAACGCTTGGATAACCGAAATGAATACTGGAGAACTAAATGAGCTTTTTTCTTTGAAGGATTTGTAA
- the lnt gene encoding apolipoprotein N-acyltransferase, whose translation MSSLLSFQAHLEEYRQKKYYALSLSVLGGVLMALGWYFPFSPLLFVGFVPLIELIEFYFNKNEIQSKKQQKNTDTVIKKKKYFTRLCFFIWVYFVIWNAGVYWWLWNAMSFAVIGIFLLNALLQLLPIVFYIFTRRFSVGFINYLSFVSCWLFFEYVHLNWVLSYPWMNIGNAFGEVPQWVQWYEYTGAFGGTLWVLLANILAYHVFIKSEIKVGAFLVWILVPIGFSYGLYSVYDENILDDNQKTVEIAVIQPNLDCYSEKFANNPKTGEPSTNHIPFQNQIQRYIDLAKSIITDSTKYVILPETAFHKNSTEYNYTNQLDLEPIFNFCRENNLILISGADTYKFYTGNDTVPKTARKSKGGDSYYDMYNSAVQFVPSIEDSVSFYHKSKLVIGAETNPIKMVLPNQSASLVFVDIMGTLGTQDYRSVFESPNSEAKVAPVICWEAVYGEFCTEYAQNGANVIVVPTNEGWWGNTPAPRQLWGLSALRAIETRRSVARAANTGISGFIDQRGKTISKSNYGEQAALKHKVKLNNEITFYTLHGDYLGRLAGFLAILFFISALVRKLRNK comes from the coding sequence ATGTCTTCACTTTTATCTTTTCAGGCTCATTTAGAAGAATATCGTCAAAAGAAATATTATGCACTTTCTCTTTCTGTTTTGGGAGGTGTTTTGATGGCTCTGGGTTGGTACTTTCCTTTTTCGCCTTTGCTTTTTGTGGGGTTTGTTCCTTTGATAGAACTTATAGAGTTTTACTTCAATAAAAATGAAATTCAGAGCAAAAAACAGCAAAAAAATACTGACACAGTAATAAAAAAGAAAAAATACTTTACTCGTCTATGTTTTTTTATTTGGGTTTATTTTGTGATTTGGAATGCTGGTGTTTATTGGTGGCTTTGGAATGCAATGAGTTTTGCTGTAATAGGTATATTTTTATTAAATGCTCTTCTACAACTCTTGCCTATTGTCTTTTATATTTTTACAAGGCGTTTTTCAGTTGGCTTTATCAATTACCTATCCTTTGTTTCGTGTTGGTTATTTTTCGAATACGTTCATCTCAATTGGGTTTTGTCTTATCCTTGGATGAATATCGGAAATGCATTTGGCGAAGTTCCTCAGTGGGTACAATGGTACGAATATACAGGAGCATTTGGGGGAACACTTTGGGTGCTTTTGGCAAATATTTTGGCATATCACGTTTTCATAAAATCAGAAATAAAAGTAGGTGCTTTTTTAGTTTGGATATTAGTTCCGATAGGTTTTTCTTACGGACTTTATTCGGTTTATGATGAGAATATACTAGACGATAATCAAAAAACAGTAGAAATAGCTGTCATTCAACCCAACTTAGATTGTTATTCTGAAAAATTTGCTAATAATCCAAAAACAGGCGAACCTTCTACCAATCATATTCCTTTTCAAAATCAAATTCAGAGATATATCGATTTAGCTAAAAGTATAATTACAGATTCTACAAAGTATGTTATTTTGCCTGAAACAGCTTTTCATAAAAATTCTACTGAATATAATTATACAAATCAGCTTGATTTAGAACCTATTTTTAATTTTTGTAGGGAAAATAACCTAATTCTTATTTCAGGGGCAGATACCTATAAATTTTACACAGGAAATGATACTGTTCCGAAAACAGCACGAAAATCTAAAGGAGGAGATTCGTATTATGATATGTATAATTCGGCAGTACAGTTTGTTCCTTCTATAGAAGATTCAGTTTCATTTTATCATAAATCAAAACTTGTTATCGGAGCAGAAACTAATCCTATCAAAATGGTTCTGCCTAACCAAAGTGCTTCCTTAGTTTTTGTAGATATTATGGGAACATTGGGAACGCAAGACTACCGAAGCGTTTTCGAATCGCCAAATTCAGAGGCAAAAGTAGCTCCTGTAATATGCTGGGAGGCTGTTTATGGCGAGTTTTGCACAGAATATGCTCAAAATGGCGCAAATGTAATTGTCGTTCCTACAAATGAAGGCTGGTGGGGAAATACACCTGCACCTCGTCAGCTTTGGGGACTTTCAGCTTTACGTGCCATAGAAACACGACGTAGTGTAGCACGGGCAGCAAATACAGGAATTTCTGGCTTTATAGACCAAAGAGGAAAAACTATTTCGAAAAGCAACTACGGAGAACAAGCAGCTTTAAAACATAAAGTAAAACTGAACAATGAAATTACTTTTTACACCCTTCACGGAGATTATTTAGGCAGACTTGCAGGATTTTTAGCTATTTTGTTTTTTATCTCTGCTCTTGTTAGAAAATTACGAAATAAGTAA